A window of Eucalyptus grandis isolate ANBG69807.140 chromosome 4, ASM1654582v1, whole genome shotgun sequence genomic DNA:
GATCAACGTGACACACTAGCATGAAGGGGATTAGAATATGGTTGCCCCCCTTCATTCTACTAGAATTTTGGGAACCTTCTATCATGCTCAAGAGTAATGCATATtgatctcttttttctcttgtatGGAGACTATTGATAAGTATATTGTTTGACCGTAATTACCTATCTACGTGGATGCTAAAGaattttgtgtgaaaatttagaaaatttgatataacaTCTCGTactttgtatttatttttttttgcaaaaaggggagactttacttttaaaaaaaaatcatactttGTATTTGGGTCAATGATGTcataagcatatgaaatttgtaagAATGTACATCtcatttgctcaaaaaaaagaaaattttgttttgagaaatagaaattttattcagaaattttatcaaacgaatttctatttctgaaacagaaattttgtattgttatcaaacagatttttttcCTCAGAAACTcgtccagaaatagaaatagaaaaatttatttctgttccaaaaactatttctggaacagaaatgttgtcatgcgccCCCTAAGTATCAGGGTAACAGTAGTTTATGGTTATGTCAACTACAGATGTTAGACTTTTTAACTAGAGCGCTATATTGagtggatttttaaaaatttcaaggaCTAGATTTCATAAAAGAGAAGTTTAGAGACAactctgaattttgaaaaaagaaaaaggttaaaaggACAACCTATCATATTGTTTTGCTCGAATTGGAATCGGCAATGGAATATTTTTCACCGAAAGTCCTTCTTCGATTTTTGTTAGAGAATACAGGGTCTGTAGTGACTTTGTGTTAAAATTGTCCTACATCGATTGTGGAATATGCTGGTAAACCGTTTATATATGTGAGGGAAAACCACGTCATTTGAGCTACTTTTTTGGGATGAGAGAATATATAAATATCTAAAAGTAGATATActttggaatttaatcaacgacacGAGTCTAAAATTTCATCCATTTTCTTGTACCATGTTAATACACTACGTACATCCAACAAAACGAAATCAACTTCTAGTATAGGGTtgaagattcaaaatgaaatataagGTTGCAAACTTTGATAAAACATGAAAGATAACAGTCCTGAAAGGCAATTGTCAATCAAGGattctttggatttttttttccatattaggACCCAAACAAAATCGACTTTCAATATAGGGTTGAACTTTCAAGATGAAATATAGGGTTGCAAACTTTGACAAAACATGAAAGATAACAGTCCAGGAAGGCAATTGCCAATCAAGGaatctttggattttttttttcatattaggACCCAAAAAAAGGCCTATAAAAACCAGcaagtcaaaaggaaaaaacaaaaaaagcataGAGAAACAACGACAATGAGACCTCAaatcctgctcctcctcctcttcctcgccATTCTCCCTCTCTCCGCCATCGCCGCCCGTGGCCAAGGGTGGAAGCAGATCGAGGATGTGGACGATCCGCGCATCAAATCGATGGGCGAATTCGCGGTTGCCGACTTCAACAGGAAGACCCACGCCGGCCTGATTTTCAAAGCTGTCCTAACAGTAACAGATGATGTCGTGGACAGCGAAAAAACCGGGTATCTCCTGCATCTCGCCGTGGAGGGGGATCCGCCGAGCTGCTTCGACACCGTCGTTCTGGAGTTCCGCTGGCTGGACCACTGGGAGGTTTTGTACTTTGACAGTAAGAGTTGCTAAGGTTGACACCATGAATTCGATATTGATTCCGCTCGGAGTAGTTGTTATGGTTGGTCGAGAATCgaacaagaaataaataataaaagaaagtagATGTGATCTCCTAAAATTGCTAAGGTTGGCAGAGGATCGAATGTTTCCGGTACGAAAAGATGTTTATTTCAATTTCGCTTTGAGTAATccttttatcttgaaatgttttaTATCATCGTACGACTTCGTAAACGTAATATCGATCTATGTTTTGGGAGAATTTATTGTAATCATTGAATCTTTTAAAATCTGCGCATGGTCATTCGATTAAATAGATCGTCTCGTCTCGTGCATTTTTATTAACGTGGACTGCCACGTCAACGTTTATAGGGTCAAAATAATGACATGGACtgtagcatttttttttctcgtaaGTCAACAAATTTTTGctcctttatttatttctcctttCCTATTAGGTGAAAATAATGAGATATATACAATCGCCACGTCAAATATACCGTCAAGTTAACCATAATTTACGTTGACCATAGTTTACGGTGACGTAATCTCGTAATCTAAATGTGTTTAGAAATTTTAATTGGAGGGCTACGTTAGTGGATTTTTAAAAGTATCAACAACCACATTGCACAAgataaaaatttagagattgcTTTGAACTTTGAAAGAAAGTCAAAGGAGGACATGTGTTATCACCTCTTTATTTATACATCTCTGGTGGAATCGCATTAGTCTCCCACAACGctataaatctttttttcttcctctctttaggtgaaaataattaaagagaGAATTATGGTTACGTCAGCTAAAGGTGTTAGAAATTTTAACTGGAGGACTATATTGAgtagatttttaaaaataacaagaattagattgcaaaaaagaaaagttttgaggctactttgaattttgaaagaaagagaGTTAAAGGACAACACATCATATTCTGTCACAAATTGAGGTGTAAATGACacgaagagaagaagaaaaattggggAAAACTGTGCTCTTCTAATTAGGGACTAGCGCTGGCAGAGACTAATGATTTAGCTAGGTCTATTAGACTTAGCCTGAACTCTCTCAAAcctaccaattcacgacttaatagtccaaatttttaacatgtaagttaatttttaaaatgagtcgccactaatcaatttgtgTTAGGTTAATTAGAAACCCATGGGAGAAACACTCCTGCACAACTAGAGAAACTATTTTGAAGACTTAATCAcactaattaataattaatgtcctttcggtacctCATCTTTaattaaaccctaaggctttttggattttttagagggttttccatgcatttgtggaggaaatatatatatatatatatatatatatattttagtctttttctcattttttggatataaaagcattttttgatttttgatctttttttgaaaatataaatcattttttgtctttttttgttatttttttggcttttttttgggaaaatatggggAAGTAAAGGGGGCTGGGCGTGAAGGGCCAGCCCTGACGGCTactgcttttgcttcttcttttttgttatttattatttattatccgaaaaaaaatatacataaataaataaactaagtcctaattaaaaatctaatcaaaatttaggtgttaacagaTACCAtatgataacaaaataaataacacTCCTGAAAAGCAATTGTCAATCGAGGATTCCTAGGATTTTTCCAGATTAGGACAAAAATAAGCCTATAGAACCAGCAAGCCTGCTAACAAACGACCACCAACTAGAccgtgaaagaaagaaaaaagcacaGAAACTACGGCAATGAGACCTCAAATGCTCCTCCTGGCCCTCTTCCTCGCCGTCCTCCCTCTCTCGGCCATCACCGCCATTGGCCCAGCTATCGCCGGCGGTATATGGGAGCCAATCAAGGACTTGAAAAACAAGCACATCATAGCGATCGCCGAATTCGCAGTAGCCGACTTCAACAGGAAGAGCCACACCGGCCTGGTTCTGAAGGCCATCCGAGGAGGGAATTCCGCGGCGGGTGATTCCGACTACAGGTATCTCCTGCATCTCAACGTGGAACAGCCGCCGTCATGTTACAAGGCTGTGGTTCTGGAGTATAACTGGCTGCACCACTGGGAGGTTTTGTCCTTTGATAGCGAGACTTGCTGAGATTGATACAAAGAAATCGATTTCAAAAGCTATGTAGCTCTCTCTTTTGCTATTTGAACGACAAATAAAGTTACGGTTCATTGGTCGAGACTTGAATATTTCCCGGTATGAAAAAATCCGTTCCAATTTTGCTGAGAGTAATCGTTA
This region includes:
- the LOC104442970 gene encoding cysteine proteinase inhibitor 5-like codes for the protein MRPQILLLLLFLAILPLSAIAARGQGWKQIEDVDDPRIKSMGEFAVADFNRKTHAGLIFKAVLTVTDDVVDSEKTGYLLHLAVEGDPPSCFDTVVLEFRWLDHWEVLYFDSKSC
- the LOC104442971 gene encoding cysteine proteinase inhibitor 1, translated to MRPQMLLLALFLAVLPLSAITAIGPAIAGGIWEPIKDLKNKHIIAIAEFAVADFNRKSHTGLVLKAIRGGNSAAGDSDYRYLLHLNVEQPPSCYKAVVLEYNWLHHWEVLSFDSETC